The DNA window ctttgttatgaccAATTTACACTGGTAACCCTATTCCTTGTTTCCCGGGGTTATGAATTCACTAGCTATGACTTTATGATGGCTCTGTTAGATCATTCGTTAATTTGTTGTGTGGCCTATGGACTATGTTATATAcccaccttgcaataatcatcaatcTCAGTTGAAAAAGGAGTATGCCCCAGTTGAGCTACCTGTCGGAGTGGATTTAAAGCTTTGTTAGTTTTTCCTATTTGTTACCGTTTTTTgtcatggtgaggactaagaatttattgttttagtttttctattGTATGATCAAATAATAAGTTTGTGTACCTTGACTGATTTTTGACGAggatttaatatacaaattaaTTTTGGAATTGCACGTGACACGGATGCACATGCTGTTACATCCATATGACATGAGAGCTACAGGTCACAGGAAGTTCATGGGCAAGCGCCTGGGAAAGGACATCATGCAGACATCATGTGTGCAGCTAGGAGTCGCTCGAGAGGGCGTGGGAGTGAGGTTGTGCTTACACGATGGACTATAGAATGTAAACCACCACTACATTTTTTTGACGTGAAAGATTTACTAGTTCTTTGCGTTCAAATGTTTGGAACTAACGGTATACTAGTAGTgcaaaaatatttctatttaaagtttggaactaatggtttatttattttatatcctTGCAATACATTGGTATTCTAATAGtattatactacctctgttttttaatagatgacgccgttgactttttctcacatgtttgaccattcgtcttattcaaaaaatttacgtaattataatttatttttgttatgagttattttatcactcatagtactttaagtgtgatttatatcttatacatttgcataaaatttttgaataagacgaatgatgaaacatgtgagaaaaaatcaacggcgtcatctattaaaaaacgaaggggGTATAAACTTTCTTGTTGACTGTAGCTTGGGGCATTGGCCAACTATATGATATGAAGCTTAATTTTGCTcctctcaaagctggcttcatttCCATCCTACCTATTACCACTCAGTCGTGCTGCAGTTTGTTTTGACATCTCAATAAACTATACAATGTACTGATGTTTTATCTATACCTATATATTAATTAGACACTTTTTTAGAACCTCTCATGTGATCTAACCGTTGATTAAACAGATTGTAATATGTCAACCGTTGAAATTTGAATCCACATTCTATGTGGTGTGGGTCTCTTTAAAATCCATCTAACCTATTGCCAAGCCCATTGACCCGATCCGTTTaagtacaatattttttttcctttttatgaaAGTgcgtaatctttttttttttttctaaaccgaTCGATCAAGCAGTCTAAAATCGGTGGTGGTATACAGGGCCATCCATATTTACTGGGATGCTACtgatatctcttttttttttcccaaaacatCTCGTATTAAGCATGCACTACAACGAACATACATTACAGAAACATCTACGTTAATTAATAGCTCTACAACAGTCCTTTTATGATTTTCCACAGCTTGCAcgtactactctctccgttccattTTAATTTTAGAGTAAAGTGTACGGACGGTTCTTATACTGGTTGGGGTGTGTcatttaggtccctaaactcttaaaatgcatATCAAAAtcccagaacttgtcatagtgtgtcatctaggtcccaaatcaccACAACCCCTTTAGGATCCTACATGGCATTGATGTGACATGCCACACGGACATGATGTGGCATTATTTTACTGACAAATGggatctatttattttttttctttttttcttctctttttccccctttATTCTCCTTTGTTTGTGAcccgagcagaagaaaggaaaaaaaaaagaagaatgagaagaaaatggaaaagaaaaagaaaaataaaagaagaaaaaaaaagaaaaggacacgtcacgtccatgtggcatgccacatcagcgcaaCATAGGATCTTAGAGGGGATGcgtcgatttgggacctagatgatacactttgacaagttctggatctggatatgtattttgagagtttagggatctatatgacacaaccctacaagattaaggaccgccaatgcactttactcttaatTTTAAGTGCAATTGTGAGTTTCCGTGTCAAATGTTTGattatccgtcttatttaaaatttttattgttAGTAtctttgttgttattagatgataagacataaataatactttatgcctgatttattcttttaattttttcatgaaattttcaaatatgacgaacggtcaaacgttgcgCACGAAAAATCACGActacacttaaaataggacgaaTGTAGTACTGCATATCGATCTGATCAGATAGACGCAATGGCAAACATGGGAGGGCACGGCATGGCCATGCACACAGCGACAGGTGAACGCTATTGCTATTTTCTATCAATTATTAAGGTTTGATTCTAACTTCTAATTTCTAATTTCCAGTTCAGTTCTCTTTACATGCATATTTCTCATCTGTCACAACACGTCTAATATATAGGAGTGTTAACCTACGTCATCACCttaccatatatatttttgatgtTCAGATGTTTGATTTAAAATTGATCGACAAGTTTGCTTGCACCTAAGAAGCCAATCCGTTGTCATCGTACCCATAATTCATAAAAGTGTTCCATCTATTTGCTTTTACAAATTTTTCTGGCATTTAGAAAGGTCCATAGTGTGGTAGCCTCGTACAATTCAAGTAGTATTCCATCAATTTGCATAGTCTAACTTTTTTATCTGTATTTGATCTACTTTTATTATTCttcttatatttatattcaCCTGTACATCCCTAAATATATGGGATGTCAAGTTTCTTTAGAGATTAGGAAGGAACGCAAAAATAAGACAAATTTAAATAAGAGAGTGTtatggttacggataaggcatacatacctcctatcctacgacttatggaatatacgtGTATGGTATACCTTCACGTACACAGGTTGTATCTATACACTTAGTAGGAATCCGTTacaaaatatgtaaaatatCTATACGAGTCAAGTGATTTCCAAGGTCCTACTTGGAGGGGATAAAGTTTATATCGTATCGTACGGGATCTGATGTTCCCGAGTCTATACTCCAAAATAGTTGTACCACTGGTCTGACCGCTgctgtaccgccggtctgaccggtgtatCTATACACATAGTAGGAATCCGTtacaaattatggaaaatatctctacgaGTTAAGTGATTTCCAAAGTCCTACTTGGAGGGGATAAAATTTATAGTGTATCGTACGGGATCCGATGTTTCCGAGTCTTACATGGAGATCAAGATGATTCACGGTATAAAAGAGACCCCTGGGAAGGGGtgcaaggcatcgaatctcattgctaacacacccaccatagtttacAAAGCTGGAATACACAGAGCCAAGTCActgggagatctcgtcgaatacATCAACCACGATCTTGCCGGTATCATCGAATTTTTCTACTCCCATTGAAATATGTGGTTTTCaatcatcaatcccatataaactggactagtactgttacctgataaggggcctgaaccagtataattcttgtcttctgtttgcttgatgtcgtattacatAGATCATCATTCTAACATACCCCAATACCCTAATCATCCGGTCTACGAGTATAACTCATCGACAGCGTAGTAACATGAACAATTATTATTAGCAATAAGGTTTATCGAAAAATATTAAGTGAGAGGTGGTTGGGTGATGGATGTTGTACACTTAAATGCTCATCTCTCTAAGTGAAAGTTAAAACCAAAACTTAACTTTACTGAAATCCTCCACATGATCAGGATAATATGAACCATTTGATTCAGAAAACGACAAAGTAGAAGAAAAGATCATAGCCATCCAATCAAATTGATGCTTAAAAAAgttagagaaataaaaaaaatcatggccCAGAGAAACAACTGGATAGTCTAGATAGATAcgttgatttttcttttaattaaaaaaaaaactgcatccAAACCTTCTGTCTCTGGCTTTGCTGCCAGCTGATCGGCCTTCCATCCCGCCAGCCACACTACTAAAACTTATGAAATATGTTCTAGATAGTTCATTTCTAATCATTTATTGTAACAATAACAttgtttattttagaacaatAATACTAAACTATGTACCATATGTTTCTCTAATTACCTGTTTACAATATTACTATAAATACAAAGCTGATATGGTCGCATGAAAGCATGTTAAATTATTGGTTGTCATGATAATATTGTCACTTCAGTGTCCGACAATTTTGGTCCACACACCTACATCTAGAGTGTTAATTATTATTGTAAAATTAAATTGATTACTGTAAATAACAAATAACACATTTAATATACAGGGATGTTACGGCCGCGCAAACGCGCAACTCTCTACATACTAGTATTTGTGGATAAAATTTAAAGTCTATGACTGATTATATTTTTGGACGAAAggagtatataatatattacaatgtattttttctatgttttatgaattttctatccttatttttattttgtaaaaattttcaaatttatgttCGAAAAAATATTCAGACCTTCTGAAACTATctgtatatatagtatttagtTTATGCACTGCAAAATTTGCATTATAAAGGCGGTCATGCATGGTCTGgggcaaggaaaaaaaatcaataaatatGCATGCATCTAGCAGGTTTTTCCACTAATGATGCATGCGTGGCTTTAGTGAAGTAGGagtaatatacatacatatatgcatgcaagaGAGAAtgattataaatattttgtttataatAATAGATTTTTCCAAACTAATAGATGATTTTTCAAATGGTATGTGGCGAGACATGGCTTATTTTTGTTCCTATTTCCCTAGATCATGGAAGAGAGaatgattatatattttttgtttataaTAATAGATTTTCCAAATTAATAGATGATTATTGCAATTCCCCAATGGTGATCAAAGGAAAAACTAATGTATCCTAcagttttttatattattttaaaatttataagcgATATTTTTATTATGGGCCAAAACAAGTAATGTTAAGAATCATAATAACTGATTTCATATGCATTAGGATAGGACAGTATAGAAGAGTTCTTGATTTGGCTCCTAGAAGAATCCATTCATACCTACTAGTGCATGGTGTCCTCTCACTATATGTTATAATGTTTATATgttatttgattttgatccttTATGTCAGGTTTTCACGATAAGTATAGGTGTGTCATCCTattactataatatattatctgtTGCATATGCTTCACCCAGTTCAACAACTTATGTTTCTATTAATAGTCGTTGCTTCAGAAAATACATGATTCCTCCAACAAATTCAGTGAAATTACTTTTCTTTTACCAATGTTGAGGGATAAAAATGACtaaaattgttttatttataatacaaaCAATAATATATTGAGACATTGTATTAAGAAAACATGCCATTGGAAGTCATAGTCAAAACGAATTAAAAATCATGAATTTTATCCACTAAGTattctattaattaggaatcactaattaacaaggtatatataattcatataaaatcttattttaatttaaCATAAGAGCTATTGTAATTACAAAAGACATAATATTCATTTGCAACTAAAGTATTAATATTTATGATGATATAATTAGATAGTATGGGCTGATGGCTAGTGCTTATAGTTTCAGTTCATAGTATGGCTGAGAATCAACAATTTGTTttcagaaaggaaaaaaaaaacaagtatagATGTCACTCTACAATATTTTTGACAGGCTAAAATGGTGAAAGGAACACATTGGTTTGGACATACCTATGTACTATAATGCACCCAATCATCTTAATGAAAGTTGACCAAATATACTTTTTcccatatatcttatataaatAACATATATTCAAAACTATGCTTTGCATATAGCTCCACAGCAATATTTTGGAGTACACATGTATGCCTTATTTTGCCACTAGCCCATTACAAAAAAATAACCacagaaaattaattaatggttCGCTCGAACATGGAGCGATCTCTTTTAAGACATAATTATTTAGAGGTTCATAATTCCAATATGACCCAACACAAGAGTATGCATGCCTGTTACTTAGAGTTGGATGCCACTCTTATATTCAGAGCCGGCAGTAAAGCTTTCAGGGATGACATCATCGACGACACGGTAGCCACCATTCTTGACAAGGAAGCGAACGGAGAAGGGGCCCTTGAGTGGTGCTTCACTTTTGAGTGTCCAGGTGTTAGAGCCCGACTCCTTGAGCCCCACCCAGTCCTTGCCGCCCTTCTCCTTGACCTCCACCTCAGAAATGGCGACGTTGGTGACGAGCTCCAGACTAGTGGCGCTAGAGCCCTCAGCAACCTTGAAGGTGAGCTCTGTGGCACATGAGCCAATGACCAATAGTGCAGCCACCGCCACGGCAAGTCGGAAGGAGGACATGGAGGCcattggctagctagctagttttttGGTGTAATGTTTCTTGTTTCTTGCTTGGTAGAGGGATGGATCGATGTGTTCGGTGATCCATGTTGCAGCTGGGTGCATATTTATggcggaggggggagggggtggtaAGAAAATGTGCGGTGCAGCATGGAGATCGTTGGCAGCCATTTTCGTTGAAGGACTCTTATACAATTGCTTTAAATAGATGCAAGGttggtagtcccggttgtttCGCTAGCGTAGGGCATGCAGACCTCCCAAAAAGCAGCCATTTTAACTTATAGATAATGAGAATTAGTCACCTCCTCATGATCCGTTCATTGAGCATGTGGACCCATGCATGATCAAATTGGGAGGGGGGTGAATATGCCAGTGGAAGATAGATGGGTGGCCGAGAAAATGGTTAGGAGTGATGAGCAAGGCACCGAGGGGCACTGTGTGGCATGCATATAGAGTATTCTTGGCAGAGGGGCAATTAACAGTTCAATGTTGATGGCACCATGGCGGTGATGGAGGGTCTTAGGTGCTGCCCCGTTGTGGCTCTATATCTGGGACATGGGTTTGCATACATGGCTAGATGGTGCTGATGCTAATTAATATGGTAGTGCGCCCCTAGCTGGATATCGAACGGCGGTGGCAGTCGATGAAATAAATTTGACAGGAATAAGATATGGCGAATTGATGAGGCATAGGTGGAAAGGAGCACATGGCCTTGGGGGAAATAATCCTACAAGTCGGTGTAGATCGTGCTTCAAACAAGAGTGCACTTTAAAttcaatttaattttaattggcTACAGGTGAGAGGATGTCCTTGGGCAAGCGCTGATGGAGATTTGGAGGGTGTGCTTGacactgctggagaaaccatctttggtcggtcgaccagatttcacaatagtcccggttgtattaaAAATCGAGACTataaatatctttagtcccggtttaaaagctcAAGGGTACTTTCCAATCTTTAagtaccggttggtgttaccaaccaggactaaagatctatttgtagtcccggttgataacaccaaccaggaaAAAAGATCGCCATACGCTtaactcccggttggtaaccgggactaaagatctatttgtagtcccggttggtgttaccaaccgggataaAAGCGATCGGATCGaggtatctcctcctctcctttaactcctctctcctcctctcctcaaccttatctattcctctccttctcctccctacTGCAGTGGTGGGGCGAGGATGCCAGGCCGGAGTGAAGCGGCGGGGCGAGGATGCCAGGCCGACGCGAGGGCAGCGGGGCGCggagggccggccggcgcggcggcggcgcggcgcgtggcGAGGCGACGGCCTGGCGGCCGGCGCGAGGGCCGGctggtgcggcggtggcgggcgaccgcgcggcggcagggcgcggagcgccggccggccggcgcggcggcggctggcggcctcgTGACGGCGAGGCACGGAGGGcccgccggcacggcggcggcgcggcgcgcggcgaggcagtGCCTACTTtggcgatttttttttgggagaatcTGATAttgttgtgtgatgtatttgattggatctgagattgttgtgtgatgtatttgatttgtgtcgATGTggatttgtgatgaattttgtagaagttgtgatgtaatttttttaagattttgtgatgtatttgagatgatcgatttgtgtATTTGGAGGCAATTTAAGGATGATTGATtaatgaaatcattgtcatgattaatatttgtgatgaacaattagcTGTGCAGATGATTTAATCAATGAATTGGTTTGAGAGTTTATgtgaatgttggtgtgagtgcatgtgactaatgtgggtcaggttgtgatatctgtacCTAGgaacggttgttttgtctgattatgtgcaggtgacttgaggtcagccttggtcaatggtgaggaccgggactatgctcagggaggagcagaggtcaAGTGTTGTCGAGGaatgatcctctctagcgggtgaCAGTGAGATCCCCTTTTGTGAGTTTGGCCGGGGGAAAAGGCACGCTTGATGAAATCGTTTATCCGCCTTGAGTGCTTCGAGATCGTGCACGGGTGtcaagattatacaggttcgggccgttatggagcgtaataccctactcctgtggaTGGGATTTATGGTTGAGTGTTACAAAGGTTCCTAAACTCTGGAGAGCACTCTCGCTCTTCTTCTCCTAGGGTTTAGGCCTACTAGGAGTCGTCTCtttttctcggtgggcaaggtcctccttttatagttcaaggggatactaCATGCACCGCTTCTACCTACTCTATCATGGGAGGGGGACCCACTCTACTCAGACCGGACCACGATCCGTGCCTTCGCCCAGAAGCTAAGCGGCCCTCCGTCCTCGAGTGGGACCCAGCGCCACctcccgcctgacacgggggacatccctgtcattccctcttaAATGAACGAAGACTTGTGGCGGTCCTTCTCACGTGGAGGGAGCTCCAGATGATGCCttgatgggacggggcatacctgccTCCACTCTGCCGGGTACAGGGGCGAACGTGGGGGCACGGCTGCCCGTCCGACCGGACGTGACCGGCGACGGGCCGGTCACAGTCTGGTCATGCCTGATTGACGTGGGTCAATCGGGCCGCACCGCACGTCCgcccttaccgcattaaatgcggtgacGGACGGTTGGGGCGCCGCGCATTGATGGCGGTTCAGCCTGAGTCTCCTCCCCGCGCGCTCCCCTCGCCACATGGcagctgggcgagggcctcggagCGAGGCAGCGcgcgtggcaccccgaggccccctggcTGCCTTTGCGTCTTCCGAGGTGTGGGGCGAGGGCCAGGTTGTAGGGCCACGTGGCTGGATTTGAAGGTAACTCCCCCGTACTTCGCATACCcctgggcccatatcaccgacagtagcccccggcacCGCGTCGGACATTGGCCCCCTAAGGGCGGTCTGGCGTGGTGCCTGATGAGTTCCCGTGCCGTGGTTGTGGGTTCGGCAAGGAATCCAGGCGGCCGCCGTCGGGTGGCCAGGCTGGCGCATCAGCCATAACAGCGATTTGACCGCCACTAAGTGCGCCGTTCACTTGGGCACTTAGGGCGCGAAAGTCGGGGGGTCTACCAGATCACACCCAGAATCGTCACCCAACGCCGCCTCAACTCCCCCGCCTGCTAGGCACGTGAAGGGACCGACGGCGGGCCCGCCTAGCCGCGCTGGTGAACACCGCACGTCCCGCGCTGAGTGCGCCACTGACAAGCGCACTAACCGCGGGGCGCGGGTTCAGTGGGGCGACGTGATGAGTGGACGCGAGAATCAAGGAGGCAACCGTAGGTGCAGGAATCGATGGGGCAACCGCAGGGGCGTGAaacgaggaggcgagcgcgggcgaggcggggaTAAAAGGGAAGGGAGGCGGAGAGTtcgtctccttcctctcgcCGACTGCACACCCGCATACTCGCCCCTCAAGCCCTAGCGCTtctctccctccatcctattCCGTACGCCAAACTCCTCGCCGTTTCCCGCTGGCCATCATGGCCCAAGATGCTGGCGACGTCGTCCTCCCGGCATCGCGCATTACGGCGGAGAGGCACCTTAGCCTCATCCGCAAGATCATTCCGGAGGATGCCGCCGTGAGGGTATGGGAgacgcggccgcggccacgGTACCCAGAGCGATCCGTGCACCTCCTGTGCTTCGCCATGGTGGGGTTGATCCTGCCATTCTCCAGGTTCTTCCACGAGGTCTTGGATTTCTACGAAATTCATGCCTTGCATCTCGCCCCTAATGCTATGATGACGCTGGCCATCTTCGCGCACTTGTGCGAAATGTTCGTCGGGGTGCGGCCGACGATGTGGCTGTTCCAGTCCTTCCTCGTCCCACAGCTGCTGCAAGGCGTGGTGGGGGGAGGATGCTACTTCCAGCCCCAGCCAGGCGTGGCGGGGCAGTACATCGAGAGTCACCTCCGCAAGAAGTGGGAGGATTGGAAGAAGGATTGGTTCTACACCGCGCTGCCGGATCGTCCGCGACTTCGGCTCCCTGCCGGCCCTCCCGAACGATCTGCCGCGTGGTTGGCGGTTTCAGAGCTGGGCGAGGAGTACGACGCGGTGCGGGACCGCCTGAAGGGCCTGCAAAGCTAGGGCTTAACGGCGGTGATGGTGTTCGGTGACTACTTCCGCCGTCGCATCACGCCTCTCCAGGAGCAGTCCCGCGGCGCGTGGGAGTACACCAGGTATAACGATCCCATGCGCACCCACGTGGGTGAGCGCTGGGATTGGGGCAAGGTGGACGCGAAGACGGTGGTTCGGCGATGCTAGGCCTGGACACCGTCGAGCAAACGCTGATTCCGGACGGGATCCTCCCCCTCTGCAGTGAACGCGACCGGGAGAATATCCTGGCTGTGATGTCGGCCGTTGGTGGTGGTAGGGGTCGGTCCCGCTGAggcgctgctggtggtggcggtggtgacggcgcgGGTAGCAGCGGCGCCACCGTGGCGGCAGTCGGACCGGTGGCTCCGGCAGGGGCAGCGGCTCCAGGGCGCCCGGTCCGAGCCGTGGGCCCGGGGGAGACTCGGCCGGTGACCCGTAGAAAACAAATCTAACAAtcaattttcaattaaattggCAGACTTATAAtttcatcaattttcatttagaTCAGTCGAGTTATAATTTAACAATTGGATTTAAAGACATAAATATTTCAAACTGATGAAGGCATTAAATATAcctcaataaaaataaaatctcctTACCAAATAACAACGAAACATTGAAAAACAGGAAAACGTATATTATATATTCTTGAATAGTTTTACATAGTAAAGATCGATTAAGCGTGCTCTATAGCACTCTCAAGTCACCAcgtatgatattttaaaactttgaaaaaattgaaattcaaaGAGAAAATAAAGTATATATCTATTCATCGGTTTCCACTTAATTTGatgacccattatttttaactattagattgcctttctctttataaaaaaacttaagcCACCACATGTCATGTCTTAAAGATCCTTAGAATGAGAAAACAACAAATCATAGGTTCTCACTTAGATTGTTTACgaagattttttattaaaaaaaacaatgtaccgtccacctccctctccaatCATATACACATAACACCATTGCACTGTGAACCCTTTCTCATATCTGATTTGAGTTCTACGCTATTCGTTTCTCTCCAGTCTCCTCCCTATTTTCAGCTACAAAACTATAGAgagaaacaaatattaaaaagagCATAATTTTAAGCTACactgataattttattttatatatcatCTAATCGATTTTAGATGatggtttcttttttatataaagtcgCCACCTATCACCCCATAAATCCTCCTAGGCCTTTTAAACCGATAAGCCCATTATTTCCAACCATTAGTTCTATCTCATCTTAAAAGACAAGCGTGTATTCATAATACATCATCtatcaaaataatatattgcaCAACCATATTTCTTCATCCAATATTATTTGCGCTAGGTTGCATGGAGTCTCACACACTCTCTACATGGAACGTTCACATATGGGTTCTTTCTCAAATTAAACAATAATATAAACCCATGCATTTAGTAGAGCCTCATATCCCATCCAATTCATCCGTCAATAAACAATGACAACCTATATTCAATtaaaaaacatcttacttttcaTTTTACACTTAATTTTCTATACATGTTTTCTAACACAAAATATGTCTACCTACTTAGTAGATGATGaagaatattataaataattgcttgtaggaattaattaaatatgataTGCTATAAAGATAACTAATAGCTAGGTTAGACAATTATAAAAGCAATGCTAATGAAAAcaatttatggagaaatcatATATTGTAGATGTTCAAACATAGTGTACGACACATGCCCGCGTGAATACacgggctatcttcctagttgAATTAAAAATGGCTACTCCTATGTAAGAATGTGCCCCTATTTTGTATGAGGTATATTAGCAGGAATATGAGCCTAGTGTATGAAGTTTAGTTGACTTCAGATTCAGTGGTGACTGC is part of the Oryza glaberrima chromosome 4, OglaRS2, whole genome shotgun sequence genome and encodes:
- the LOC127771550 gene encoding pollen allergen Lol p 2-A-like, encoding MASMSSFRLAVAVAALLVIGSCATELTFKVAEGSSATSLELVTNVAISEVEVKEKGGKDWVGLKESGSNTWTLKSEAPLKGPFSVRFLVKNGGYRVVDDVIPESFTAGSEYKSGIQL